One window of the Dehalococcoidia bacterium genome contains the following:
- a CDS encoding isochorismatase family protein has product MERVWDQYLSEHDKTHINASGHKLRGFGARPALLMIDLYRWVFGDKPLPLIEAMDEWPGSCGLAAWDSLPYIQKLLATAREVGIPVVHVTGLPERESGVIGWSGITSTGEGRAGYMGDGNKTREDKYDIIPELAPIEGEVLLKKTSPSAFWGTPVAGHLTALGIDTVIVAGESTSGCVRASVVDGCTNRYRMVVAEECVFDRHEAPHAINLFDMHSKYADVLPLDSIVDWMHRWQAPDGFGV; this is encoded by the coding sequence ATGGAACGTGTTTGGGATCAATACCTGAGTGAACATGATAAGACCCATATTAATGCAAGTGGCCATAAGCTGAGAGGATTTGGTGCAAGGCCCGCACTATTGATGATTGATCTATACCGATGGGTTTTTGGAGATAAGCCGTTACCTCTTATTGAAGCAATGGATGAATGGCCAGGCAGCTGCGGCCTAGCAGCGTGGGATTCGCTGCCATATATTCAGAAACTTCTAGCTACTGCTCGTGAAGTAGGCATACCAGTGGTACATGTGACGGGTCTTCCAGAGAGGGAATCTGGAGTAATTGGATGGTCTGGAATCACTAGTACTGGTGAAGGGCGCGCAGGCTATATGGGAGACGGAAACAAAACTCGCGAGGATAAGTACGACATAATCCCCGAGCTTGCCCCGATAGAGGGGGAAGTTCTATTGAAAAAAACCTCCCCCAGTGCATTTTGGGGAACACCTGTAGCCGGACATTTAACAGCGCTTGGTATCGATACGGTAATAGTGGCAGGAGAGAGCACGAGCGGCTGTGTGAGAGCTTCAGTAGTCGACGGGTGCACTAATCGCTATCGAATGGTTGTTGCAGAAGAGTGCGTTTTTGACAGGCATGAAGCACCCCATGCAATTAATTTATTCGACATGCATAGTAAATATGCTGATGTTTTGCCATTAGATTCTATTGTTGATTGGATGCACCGTTGGCAGGCTCCAGACGGATTTGGGGTTTAA
- a CDS encoding glucose 1-dehydrogenase, giving the protein MGRLDDRVIIITGGAAGIGRAFADGYVREGASVVLADINGEAAEASAIEINEAGGNALAVQVDVSDQMQTEFMASETIKHFGKIDGLVNNAAIAIRVQHTRAPLEEIPVDEFDRMLAVNLKGVFLSTRAVLPHMKERKYGKIINMSSGTYFNGRANLVHYVASKGGVIAITRVLSREVGDWNITVNSIAPGLTASETEEHDIEQFAARIPDRSIKRIEVPEDLVGAGIFFISKESDFITGQTLIVDGGVVLN; this is encoded by the coding sequence ATGGGACGACTAGATGACCGAGTAATAATCATAACCGGAGGCGCGGCTGGAATAGGTAGAGCTTTTGCTGATGGGTATGTTCGTGAAGGCGCAAGCGTTGTATTAGCCGACATAAACGGTGAGGCCGCGGAGGCGTCGGCCATAGAAATTAATGAAGCGGGTGGCAATGCCCTAGCAGTACAAGTCGACGTATCGGATCAGATGCAAACTGAATTTATGGCATCTGAAACCATTAAGCATTTTGGTAAAATCGATGGATTGGTAAATAATGCTGCTATAGCAATAAGGGTTCAGCATACTAGAGCTCCACTTGAAGAAATTCCTGTAGATGAATTCGATCGAATGCTAGCAGTTAACTTAAAGGGAGTATTCCTGTCGACACGGGCTGTACTGCCTCATATGAAAGAACGAAAATACGGTAAAATAATTAACATGAGCTCTGGCACTTATTTCAATGGCCGAGCAAACTTGGTGCATTATGTCGCTTCCAAAGGCGGAGTAATTGCCATAACGCGTGTGCTATCTAGAGAAGTTGGCGATTGGAATATCACTGTTAACTCTATTGCACCTGGCTTAACTGCAAGTGAAACGGAAGAGCATGATATTGAACAGTTTGCGGCTAGAATACCGGATCGGTCGATCAAAAGGATAGAAGTCCCAGAAGACCTTGTAGGCGCAGGAATTTTCTTTATCTCTAAAGAGAGTGATTTCATAACCGGCCAGACGTTAATAGTTGATGGTGGCGTAGTACTGAATTAA